One genomic region from Prunus persica cultivar Lovell chromosome G3, Prunus_persica_NCBIv2, whole genome shotgun sequence encodes:
- the LOC18783479 gene encoding beta-galactosidase 1, with translation MGLRLVMWNVLVLLVVLCSWVGSAKASVSYDSKAIVINGQRRILISGSIHYPRSSPEMWPDLIQKAKEGGLDVIQTYVFWNGHEPSPGKYYFEDNYDLVKFIKLIQQAGLYVHLRIGPYVCAEWNFGGFPVWLKYIPGIQFRTDNGPFKAQMQRFTTKIVNTMKAERLFQSQGGPIILSQIENEYGPMEYELGAPGKVYTDWAAHMALGLGTGVPWVMCKQDDAPDPIINACNGFYCDYFSPNKAYKPKMWTEAWTGWYTEFGGAVPSRPAEDLAFSVARFIQKGGSFINYYMYHGGTNFGRTAGGPFIATSYDYDAPLDEYGLLRQPKWGHLKDLHRAIKLCEPALVSADPTVTPLGTYQEAHVFKSKSGACAAFLANYNPRSFAKVAFGNMHYNLPPWSISILPDCKNTVYNTARVGAQSAQMKMPRVPLHGAFSWQAYNDETATYADTSFTTAGLLEQINTTRDSSDYLWYLTDVKIDPNEEFLRSGKYPVLTILSAGHALRVFINGQLAGTSYGSLEFPKLTFSQGVNLRAGINQIALLSIAVGLPNVGPHFETWNAGVLGPVILNGLNEGRRDLSWQKWSYKVGLKGEALSLHSLSGSSSVEWIQGSLVTRRQPLTWYKTTFNAPAGNSPLALDMGSMGKGQVWINGRSIGRYWPAYKASGSCGACNYAGTYHEKKCLSNCGEASQRWYHVPRTWLNPTGNLLVVLEEWGGDPNGIFLVRREIDSICADIYEWQPNLMSWQMQASGKVKKPVRPKAHLSCGPGQKISSIKFASFGTPEGGCGSFREGSCHAHNSYDAFQRSCIGQNSCSVTVAPENFGGDPCPNVMKKLSVEAICS, from the exons ATGGGGTTGAGGCTTGTAATGTGGAATGTACTAGTGCTCCTGGTGGTGTTGTGTTCATGGGTTGGTTCTGCAAAAGCCTCTGTGTCTTATGACTCTAAGGCTATTGTCATTAATGGGCAGAGGAGGATCCTCATTTCTGGATCTATTCACTACCCAAGAAGCTCCCCTGAG ATGTGGCCAGATCTTATTCAGAAAGCCAAGGAAGGAGGTTTGGATGTGATTCAGACTTATGTTTTCTGGAATGGGCATGAACCTTCACCTGGCAAA TATTATTTTGAAGACAACTATGATCTGGTCAAGTTTATCAAGTTGATTCAGCAGGCAGGCTTGTATGTTCATCTCAGGATTGGTCCTTATGTTTGTGCTGAATGGAACTTCGG GGGATTTCCTGTATGGCTCAAGTACATTCCTGGTATCCAATTCAGAACAGATAATGGGCCTTTTAAG GCTCAAATGCAAAGGTTCACAACAAAGATTGTAAATACGATGAAAGCAGAAAGGTTATTTCAGTCTCAAGGCGGTCCAATAATTCTATCCCAG ATTGAAAATGAGTATGGACCCATGGAGTATGAACTTGGTGCACCGGGCAAAGTCTACACTGACTGGGCAGCTCATATGGCTTTGGGACTAGGCACTGGTGTCCCCTGGGTCATGTGCAAACAAGATGATGCCCCTGATCCTATT ATTAACGCATGCAATGGGTTCTACTGTGACTACTTCTCTCCAAACAAGGCCTACAAACCAAAGATGTGGACTGAAGCCTGGACTGGATG GTATACTGAGTTTGGAGGTGCAGTTCCTTCCCGACCAGCTGAGGATTTGGCCTTTTCAGTTGCGAGGTTTATACAGAAAGGTGGATCattcattaattattatatg TACCACGGAGGAACAAATTTTGGCCGAACAGCTGGTGGCCCTTTCATTGCTACTAGTTATGATTACGATGCTCCCCTTGATGAATATG GATTATTAAGGCAACCTAAATGGGGCCATCTGAAAGATCTGCATAGAGCAATAAAACTATGTGAACCAGCTCTAGTTTCTGCAGATCCCACTGTTACACCACTTGGGACTTACCAAGAG GCTCATGTATTCAAATCGAAGTCTGGAGCATGTGCTGCATTTCTTGCAAATTACAATCCAAGATCATTTGCAAAGGTGGCATTTGGGAACATGCATTACAACCTGCCTCCATGGTCTATTAGCATTCTTCCTGACTGCAAGAACACAGTTTATAACACTGCAAGG GTTGGTGCTCAAAGTGCACAGATGAAGATGCCCCGTGTTCCTCTGCATGGAGCATTCTCTTGGCAGGCTTACAATGACGAGACTGCTACTTATGCTGACACTTCATTTACCACAGCCGGGTTGTTGGAGCAGATAAATACCACTAGAGATTCCTCTGATTATCTGTGGTACCTAACAGA TGTTAAGATTGATCCCAATGAGGAATTTTTGAGAAGCGGAAAGTATCCGGTACTGACGATCTTATCAGCTGGTCATGCTTTGCGTGTTTTCATCAATGGTCAACTTGCAG GAACTTCATACGGAAGTTTAGAATTTCCAAAACTTACATTTAGTCAAGGTGTGAATTTGAGAGCTGGTATAAACCAGATTGCGCTTCTAAGCATTGCTGTTGGCCTCCCG AATGTTGGTCCACATTTTGAGACTTGGAATGCTGGTGTTCTTGGCCCCGTCATACTAAATGGTCTTAATGAGGGAAGGAGGGACTTGTCATGGCAGAAATGGTCTTATAAG GTTGGGCTTAAAGGAGAAGCCTTGAGTCTTCATTCACTCAGTGGGAGTTCCTCAGTTGAGTGGATTCAGGGGTCTTTAGTCACAAGAAGGCAGCCTCTGACATGGTACAAA ACAACTTTCAATGCACCAGCTGGAAATTCACCATTGGCTCTAGATATGGGCAGCATGGGAAAAGGTCAAGTATGGATAAATGGCAGGAGTATTGGACGCTACTGGCCTGCTTATAAAGCATCCGGTAGTTGTGGTGCCTGTAACTATGCTGGGACATATCATGAGAAGAAATGCTTAAGTAACTGTGGGGAGGCTTCCCAGAGATG GTATCATGTTCCTCGCACATGGCTAAATCCAACAGGCAATTTGTTGGTTGTCTTAGAAGAGTGGGGTGGAGATCCAAATGGGATATTTTTGGTCAGAAGGGAAATAGATAGCATATGTGCTGATATTTATGAGTGGCAACCAAATCTTATGAGTTGGCAAATGCAAGCCTCAGGCAAGGTCAAAAAACCTGTGAGGCCTAAAGCCCATTTGTCATGTGGCCCTGGGCAGAAAATATCATCAATAAAGTTTGCTAGCTTTGGAACGCCAGAAGGGGGTTGTGGAAGCTTCCGTGAGGGAAGCTGTCATGCGCACAATTCATATGATGCTTTTCAAAGG AGTTGTATTGGGCAGAACTCATGCTCAGTAACTGTAGCACCTGAGAATTTCGGAGGTGATCCGTGTCCAAATGTCATGAAGAAACTCTCTGTGGAGGCCATTTGCAGCTAG
- the LOC18783626 gene encoding uncharacterized protein LOC18783626: protein MFSLCAFIFFFTFSLFIFSFSVFKILRKTEQKQQTQNDLFELKRSLSETLGKTHLTHENDPTHIANPPHKLLVEILPSDSPKWASLFVNREGGDPDDAGSGLDVEKLGSGGDQRVKKKKRRAKKKSSSHLEEEEEDSGFHMRDKENSGPGLGSRVHEELVCFYPYTSSSSATQRKIKQQYDELMKCHESRKLTLAQVGQFANCLVEARNELQHKADVIQRKFTITKALLFKADRSSFDRLRQQICKLELEQKRLEEDASVYNWLQQQLKLSPAYNKMLEISACMELKAKSREQVESTDVEYSEISFEELLAQEKKDSFWQKNRKSRSRSS from the exons ATGTTCTCTTTGTGCgcgttcatcttcttcttcaccttctctctcttcatatTCTCCTTTTCTGTTTTCAAAATTCTGAGAAAAACAGAGCAAAAGCAACAGACCCAGAACGACCTTTTTGAGCTCAAGCGTTCATTGTCTGAAACTCTGGGCAAAACCCATCTAACCCATGAAAATGACCCGACCCATATCGCCAATCCTCCCCACAAGCTCCTCGTTGAGATCTTACCATCTGATTCTCCTAAATGGGCGAGCTTGTTTGTGAACAGAGAAGGTGGTGACCCGGATGACGCCGGGTCGGGTCTGGACGTGGAGAAACTCGGGTCGGGCGGGGATCAgagagtgaagaagaagaagaggagagcCAAGAAGAAGAGTTCATCGcatttggaagaagaagaagaagatagtgGTTTTCATATGCGTGATAAGGAAAATTCGGGTCCGGGTTTGGGTTCTCGGGTCCATGAGGAATTGGTATGTTTTTACCCGTATACATCATCGAGTAGTGCTACGCAGAGGAAGATCAAGCAACAATACGATGAGCTTATGAAGTGCCATGAGTCCAGGAAATTGACACTTGCTCAG GTTGGACAATTTGCTAATTGCTTGGTGGAGGCTAGAAATGAGTTACAGCACAA GGCTGATGTCATTCAACGTAAATTCACAATAACAAAGGCTCTACTATTCAAGGCAGACAGATCTTCTTTTGACCGCCTTCGTCAACAG ATATGCAAGCTAGAGTTAGAACAGAAGAGACTGGAAGAGGATGCGTCTGTCTACAATTGGCTTCAACAACAGCTTAAGCTTTCACCAGCATACAATAAg ATGCTTGAAATTAGTGCCTGCATGGAGTTGAAGGCCAAATCCAGAGAACAAGTGGAGAGCACAGATGTGGAATATAGTGAAATATCATTTGAAGAGTTACTAGCACAAGAAAAGAAGGACTCATTCTG GCAGAAGAATAGGAAATCAAGATCACGCTCAAGCTGA